From Granulicella sp. WH15, the proteins below share one genomic window:
- a CDS encoding NAD(P)/FAD-dependent oxidoreductase translates to MNERQLSRAGEGLQDVQEVDVAILGAGAAGLMCALEAGRRGRRVLVLDHADKPGKKILISGGGRCNFTNLHATAANFLSQNPHFAKSALARFTPADIIALVEKHGIPYHEKTLGQLFCDRSAKEIVQMLERECAEAGVRLALETRIAKATRDGEAFRIETSSGILRADSVVVATGGLSIPKMGATGLGYEIARHFGLRIVEPRPGLVPLVLHPDDRDQWCDLAGLSAEVVAATAQPRTPAFREKALITHRGLSGPAILQISSYWQAGQPLSFDLAPGADVLAPLLAPNARRDPPAFAQALRSIFPTRLAERWLALHPPSDWTNPSLAAAERQLHDWTLTPAGTEGYAKAEVTCGGVDTADLDARTLQSRAVPGLFFIGEVVDVTGWLGGYNFQWAWASGFAAGQVA, encoded by the coding sequence ATGAATGAGCGGCAATTGAGCCGGGCGGGAGAGGGGCTACAAGACGTGCAGGAAGTAGATGTAGCCATCCTCGGAGCCGGTGCCGCCGGTCTCATGTGCGCCCTCGAAGCCGGTCGGCGCGGACGCCGCGTGCTCGTCCTCGACCACGCCGACAAGCCCGGCAAGAAGATCCTCATCTCCGGCGGAGGCCGCTGCAACTTCACCAACCTCCACGCCACTGCCGCGAACTTCCTCTCGCAAAACCCCCACTTCGCCAAGTCCGCCCTGGCACGGTTCACCCCGGCGGATATCATCGCGCTGGTCGAAAAGCACGGTATTCCGTACCACGAGAAGACCCTCGGCCAGCTCTTCTGCGACCGCTCCGCGAAGGAGATCGTCCAGATGCTCGAGCGCGAGTGCGCCGAGGCTGGGGTCCGGCTCGCACTCGAGACCCGCATAGCCAAAGCGACCCGCGACGGGGAGGCTTTCCGCATCGAGACCTCCTCCGGCATCCTCCGGGCGGACTCCGTCGTTGTCGCTACCGGCGGTCTCTCCATTCCGAAGATGGGAGCCACCGGCCTTGGCTACGAGATCGCCCGCCACTTCGGCCTGCGTATCGTGGAGCCGCGCCCCGGCCTCGTCCCGCTGGTGCTGCACCCCGACGACCGCGACCAATGGTGCGACCTTGCGGGCCTCTCCGCCGAGGTCGTCGCCGCCACCGCGCAGCCGCGCACCCCTGCGTTTCGGGAGAAGGCGCTCATCACCCATCGCGGCCTCAGCGGTCCGGCGATCCTCCAGATCTCCTCCTACTGGCAGGCGGGCCAACCCCTCAGCTTCGACCTGGCCCCCGGTGCCGATGTGCTGGCTCCTCTGCTGGCTCCCAACGCCCGCCGCGATCCCCCCGCCTTTGCCCAGGCTCTTCGATCCATCTTCCCCACACGACTGGCCGAGCGCTGGCTGGCTCTGCATCCTCCGTCCGACTGGACTAACCCCTCACTCGCCGCCGCCGAGCGTCAACTGCACGACTGGACCCTCACCCCTGCGGGCACCGAGGGCTACGCCAAAGCTGAGGTCACCTGCGGCGGCGTCGATACCGCCGACCTCGACGCCCGGACCCTGCAATCCCGCGCGGTTCCGGGGCTGTTCTTCATCGGCGAGGTCGTCGATGTGACGGGCTGGCTGGGCGGATACAACTTCCAGTGGGCCTGGGCCTCTGGCTTCGCTGCCGGGCAGGTCGCTTAG